The sequence ATGCACGTCGGTGCAATCCGTCAGCCGACGGTCAAAAAAGCGATACTTCGCCTCATTGCGAGACTCGATATCGATGCGGCTCTTTTACGCCGGGCGTGTGAGAGATTAACGCAGATTTGGGTAAAATAGCGCGATGAATATCATTGCGATTGATCGGCTCAAAATCACCCATAATGATACCGTTTTGGTGGATCTGTCGTTTGAAATTCGGCGTTCATTGGCATTAGTCGGGCAAAGCGGGAGCGGTAAATCGCTTACGTTAAAGGCTCTTTTGGGGATGTCGGATACGAGCTTGAACATTCTTCTGGAAAAACGATGTGATTTTGAGTGGAGATTGGGCAAATCAGTGGCTCTTGTTCCTCAAAATCCGTTCACGGCATTATCGCCGTTGACTCGAATCAAAGATCAAATGTTCCTCCCAAAAGAGCGCAGTTTAGAACTCTTTTCCCTTTTGGGTCTGGATGTGGTATTGCTGGATCGATTTCCGCCTGAACTCTCAGGGGGGCAGTTGCAGCGAGTCGTTGTCGCGATAGCTTTGGGCTCCTACCCGAAACTGCTGCTGCTGGATGAGCCGACAACCGCACTCGATCCCGCCTCAAAAGAGGTTATGATTACGTTGTTAAAAACATTACAAGATAAAATGGGATTCAAGATGCTGTTTGTCACTCACGACATGGGTGTGGCGTCGGCATTATGCGAAGATATTTGTGTGATTCGCGAAGGGCGCATGATCGAGCAGGGGGTGATCGAAGAGGTGACCCGTTCTCCAAAAGAGCGTTATACCCAAGCGTTAATCGACGCCGAGTTTAAAACCAGAGGATTCAGACATTGATAGAAGAACTGCCGCTAAGGAAGAGAATGAAAAAATATATATTGATCGGGCTTGGAATTATTGTACTGGTTCCAGTCGTTTTTTTAGGGTACATCATCTACTCTTTTGAATACGAAACGAAACGCCTCATCAACTATCAACCCCGCTTAACGACCGAAGTATACGATCGAAACGGGAATAAGATCGCAAACCTCTTTAGCGATGAACATCGTTATTATGTTTCATACCAAAATATCCCTCCTATGCTGACGGAAGCTTTGTTGGCTATTGAAGACACCACTTTCTTTGAACATAACGGTGTCAATCCCGATGCCATTATGCGGGCGATCATCAAAGACGTAACCTCAGGGCATTTGGTTGAGGGGGCCAGTACCATCACTCAGCAGCTCGTTAAAAATACGTTATTAACCCGTGAGAAAAAATTCTCCCGTAAGTTTAAAGAGGTTTTGTATTCGATCCGTATTGAGCAGGAATTGACGAAAGAACAGATTCTGGAGCGTTATTTTAATGAAATTTATTTGGGGCACGGATACTACGGTATCAAAACAGCTGCAGACGGGTATTTCCGAAAACCGCTGAAAGAACTGAGCCTCAAAGAGATGGCGATGCTTGTAGGTTTGCCGAAAGCACCGAATTTTTATTCTCCGACCAAAAACTATGAACTTTGTCTGGGGCGGGCAAACCGTGTTGTCGGGCGAATGTACGAGTTAGGCTGGATCGATCAGCCGACGTATGAAAAAGCGACTCAAGAGCGTCCGAAAGTCTATAACGATACGTTGAGCAAAAATTCCGGCCCTTACATCATCGATGAGGTTATGCGTCAGCTCGGTGATGCATTTCCGGATATCCGCAGCGGCGGATATAAAATTTATACCACCATCGACATGCGGCTTCAGGAAGCGGGTTACAAGGCTCTCCAATCCGGACGCAATGAGATCATAAAACGGGCACAGGATGCGGGCGATTTGGATGAGAATATGCAGCGTCAACTGAATGGGGCTCTTATCAGTCTCGATCCGCGCAGCGGGGAAATTTTAGCGATGGTCGGAGGGTATGATTACTCTTTAAGTCCTTATAACCGTGTAACTCAGGCAAAGCGCCAACCGGGTTCGGCATTCAAACCATTCCTTTATCAGGTTGCATTGGACAGCGGTATGTCTCCGGCATCAATGGTTCCGGATATTGCCCGCACCTATACGTATGCAGGCGACGACGGTGAAGAAAAAACATGGCAGCCAAAAAACTATAAGAATGAATACAAAGGGATGGTTACGATTCGTGATGCATTAACCCATTCCCGTAACTTGGCGACGATCAATATGGTCAGTGATATGGGATTCTCAAAAGTTATTGAAGGTTTGAGACGTTTAGGCATTAGCGAAAATTTACCGCCTGACCTTTCTATTGCATTGGGGACAATTTCCATCTCTCCGATCGATCTGGCAAAATACTACACGATGTTTGCCAGCGGAGGGACTTTGACGAACCCGATATTGATACGTGAGGTTATTACTCCGACCGGACAAACCCTTCGGTATGAAAATAAGAGCCGTCAGGTTGATACTCCTCAGCAGATTTATCTGATGACTTCGATTCTAAAAGACGTCGTTACTCGCGGTACGGGGACGGGAGCACGTGTCGGAGGGATAGAGATAGCGGGTAAAACCGGAACTACCAACAAAAACGTTGATGCATGGTTTGCGGGGTATTCCCCTACTGTTGAGACGGTAGTATGGTTTGGACATGATGATAATACGCCGATGCGCCGCAGTGAAACCGGCGGACGTGCAGCAGCCCCTGTTTTCCGTTATTACTACGAAGATTTATTGCGAATCTATCCTGATACCAAACGTTCTTTTGATCTCCCTGCGGGAGTGTATCAAGCTCCAACGGATCAAAACGGCAGTGAAAATTTCACTGATACCTCTGCCGCTCCGGATGCAACTCAGGAAGAGACTCCGAAAACGGATGAAAAATTAGTATTCTAACGAATAGTACAGACTAAAATGGGCACGCTCATTTTAATCTTTTTTAAGGGGATTTTTTTTAAAATCCCACTCTCACATTGGGGTATCGCCAAGCGGTAAGGCAACTGGTTTTGGTCCAGTCATTCGGGGGTTCGAATCCCTCTTCCCCATCCACCTTTTTTTCCCTTTATTTTTTAGTAGCTGCAGAGAGATAGAACCATACGCTTCCGCCAATAACAATGAGCATTACCGGTGCCAAATACGGTTTATCCGCAATCACATTGTATCCCTCGATTAACGCTCCCCCGAAAAGATAGCTTCCTCCTCCGACGACAACAGCCCAGATTGCCGCACCGAGAGCATTATAGGCGCTGAATTTCCAAAAATCGTATTTCGTCAAACCGATAGCGAGAGGAACAAGTGTTTTAAGCCCGTAGATAAATTTCTTGATGACAATAATCCATGAACCGCGCCGTTTGAGAAGCAAGTGCGAAAAGGCCAGTTTTCGGCGGTGTTTTCGGAAATGTTCCATCATCTCTTTTTTGTGATAGCGGGACATGTAAAACATGAGGGAGTCTCCGATAAAGTTAGCGGCAAAAGCGATTGCTATCGAAAGGGATAAATCCATTTTTCCCATAAAACTGAGTACACCCGCACCGATCAAGGCAACCATTCCTCCGCCTAGAGAATATAGGAATACAACGAGATATCCATACGTTGCGAGGTTTTTTAACATATCATCCATAATAAAATCATTCCTTTTTTTTAATTGATTCCCATAATCCAATACATAGAGTAGCTCCGAAGGCAGCAGTGCCGAGAGGAGC is a genomic window of Sulfuricurvum sp. containing:
- a CDS encoding penicillin-binding protein 1A encodes the protein MKKYILIGLGIIVLVPVVFLGYIIYSFEYETKRLINYQPRLTTEVYDRNGNKIANLFSDEHRYYVSYQNIPPMLTEALLAIEDTTFFEHNGVNPDAIMRAIIKDVTSGHLVEGASTITQQLVKNTLLTREKKFSRKFKEVLYSIRIEQELTKEQILERYFNEIYLGHGYYGIKTAADGYFRKPLKELSLKEMAMLVGLPKAPNFYSPTKNYELCLGRANRVVGRMYELGWIDQPTYEKATQERPKVYNDTLSKNSGPYIIDEVMRQLGDAFPDIRSGGYKIYTTIDMRLQEAGYKALQSGRNEIIKRAQDAGDLDENMQRQLNGALISLDPRSGEILAMVGGYDYSLSPYNRVTQAKRQPGSAFKPFLYQVALDSGMSPASMVPDIARTYTYAGDDGEEKTWQPKNYKNEYKGMVTIRDALTHSRNLATINMVSDMGFSKVIEGLRRLGISENLPPDLSIALGTISISPIDLAKYYTMFASGGTLTNPILIREVITPTGQTLRYENKSRQVDTPQQIYLMTSILKDVVTRGTGTGARVGGIEIAGKTGTTNKNVDAWFAGYSPTVETVVWFGHDDNTPMRRSETGGRAAAPVFRYYYEDLLRIYPDTKRSFDLPAGVYQAPTDQNGSENFTDTSAAPDATQEETPKTDEKLVF
- a CDS encoding DedA family protein; amino-acid sequence: MDDMLKNLATYGYLVVFLYSLGGGMVALIGAGVLSFMGKMDLSLSIAIAFAANFIGDSLMFYMSRYHKKEMMEHFRKHRRKLAFSHLLLKRRGSWIIVIKKFIYGLKTLVPLAIGLTKYDFWKFSAYNALGAAIWAVVVGGGSYLFGGALIEGYNVIADKPYLAPVMLIVIGGSVWFYLSAATKK
- a CDS encoding ATP-binding cassette domain-containing protein; translated protein: MNIIAIDRLKITHNDTVLVDLSFEIRRSLALVGQSGSGKSLTLKALLGMSDTSLNILLEKRCDFEWRLGKSVALVPQNPFTALSPLTRIKDQMFLPKERSLELFSLLGLDVVLLDRFPPELSGGQLQRVVVAIALGSYPKLLLLDEPTTALDPASKEVMITLLKTLQDKMGFKMLFVTHDMGVASALCEDICVIREGRMIEQGVIEEVTRSPKERYTQALIDAEFKTRGFRH